In the genome of Rhodoferax fermentans, one region contains:
- a CDS encoding DEAD/DEAH box helicase: MLPSLLARDIQQGLQQFLITGFEPSDDFMHGVMSRFVQDQSGWLKGPYLQVGLPFTTGKAGRKFFSGFETEFPGHSHQEAAWKRLSSQMLADHTLVATGTGSGKTECFLYPVLDHCSHMRKAGGADSSGIKALVIYPMNALASDQARRFAQLVASTPAFAGLRVGLYVGGAVADPGQGMVMTPTNVITDRDTLRKNPPDILLTNYKMLDYLLLRPKDRKLWERNTPTTLRYLVVDELHTFDGAQGTDLALLLRRLRARLKSPPGHLICAGTSATLGGASDTAALRDYARQIFGAPFGPESVITENRQSVGVFLEDAFVEFMFQSPPDLAGVLDSAQFKTPGQAVAKWFELFFPDEPKPADVTDVAWRIQLSDCLKRHILFVNLLKQLKGGVVHYDELTDRLHKNLPVAAHGQVREVLDALLVLVAWARLPGVTPDKPIPLVSLRLQLWMRELRRMVAKLAVESDDVRLRSSADVAANPDGVYLPLIQCSECHTTGWLSRLVQGSNKLSTKLDEIYNTWFAGRPEATRLYAASSVKRPQVEGVVQHACVACGNLQQGPGTCQACGQQDLLAVYKVIAQRSFSIGQVQHTRHDNTCPACGNRDRLLLLGARNATLGSQVVEHSWASPFNDDKKLIAFSDSVQDAAHRAGFFGARTYLNNVRTALAKVIDELARPSLSWSDFLAQADALFDTPGSVLNMSPERLLSEFIGPNMTWQRDWAEELLKKGALPASSRLPAKVRKRLLWQAYSEFTYLSHRGRNLERIGKATVSVPLDRVTAAAELLLPTLQEEFDGKGLSLEVLTQWLWGLLTHMRRRGAVMHPELTTYAGDGNVYALTNTGGRREWLPSMGERTPRPVLLTLGKQRDFDKLTNAHKTSWFDRWAAAALGRQMLLSPGMAVDLFNAAAKVLESQSILVRTVDHQGDTLAINPLALQIDTQTTYLATPLGKRRLTVPASAAPALQGMPCIDATDEFYDDMLPTGGWLSDRFSQGDLRRVIAAEHTGLLEREEREALEIRFKSKQPRDWYENLLSATPTLEMGVDIGDLSSVLLCSVPPNQASFLQRMGRAGRRDGNAMTTTLADGSSPHDLYFFEETQEMLSGEVTPPGVFLKAAEVLRRQLFAFCMDDWVSGISSATAFPEKTSTALDAVEQVNQARFPYNFCDHVLAHEPRLFGAFIDLLGSDVDAMVRQRLQDFLQGQGDVDGLRSRLLKYLQELVEERKTYKKRKDQIDVLRKSAEQRPQDEATRAEIDGLLRERDKMLELIAEINKRDLLNTLTDAGLIPNYAFPEAGIELKSVLWRKRGADEQGQGTYVALPAIKYERPANSALSEFAPENRFYANQRKVEIDQINMNLANTEEWRFCPSCHHMQNLEVEADTHVVCPRCGDDMWADAAQKRTLLRFRQAIANSDDTKVRIDDSADDREPKFFVRQLMADFDQKDIREAWQIKTGGLPFGFEFVSRVTFRDVNFGELVKPGESFRVADKESSRPGFKLCKHCGKVQAPPKNRFEPAGQHHSFDCVKHGNEDPANLLECLYLYREFTSEALRILVPYTKSGVDDEVVQSFMAALQLGLKRRFGGRVDHLRLVTQDEPGKDGGPRRHFVMLYDSVPGGTGYLHQLLAQDAGTLADVLRMALESINKCSCNDDPEKDGCYRCVYQYRLGRNMLLVSRDRGKEVLTELVASLDQLEKVATISDIFINPNFDSVLESRFIESLRRMGGASGLPPVKLVQDIVNGKSGFVLELSGQRYRIEPQCNFGPSEGVAVASKPDFVIWPWQSGSARKPIAVFCDGWTYHQNSLREDALKRSALVASGKFWVWSVTHEDVKAALSGAIATDLDSPLVMANRHDGSKAPVSLPRAVQGAFSHQAVFQLLNWLASPIVPGSDVDAAVTQMQRNALWLGFLMVPSKPAELPQVQNDLAAWMQQLPEWLQHPGKGYAPSLSRKDFYPVIAASWPLACAQGKTEGLTSPGVLVLDDLLDQTEQLPHLYWRRWLALFNTLQTLPGLVMTTTSGIQAGDIERLIVSPAKPTAPAGSADQAALSQEWAELLDLTLETLKAGLHELAMMGAQPPMIGHELADEHGAVIAEAEMAWPTKHVVLLTFEQADMTDVWVMAGWQALVLDEPNPTVEGIAWSEAVATKLGMMGLHKTDEGVSA, from the coding sequence ATGCTTCCATCTCTTCTAGCCCGCGATATCCAGCAAGGTCTGCAGCAATTTCTGATCACCGGCTTTGAGCCGTCAGACGACTTCATGCACGGGGTGATGAGCCGGTTTGTGCAAGACCAGTCGGGCTGGCTCAAGGGGCCATATCTGCAGGTTGGCTTACCTTTTACAACTGGCAAAGCAGGACGCAAGTTTTTCAGCGGGTTCGAGACCGAGTTTCCTGGGCACAGCCACCAAGAGGCGGCTTGGAAACGCTTGTCCAGCCAAATGCTGGCCGACCACACATTGGTGGCCACTGGCACCGGCAGCGGTAAAACCGAGTGCTTTTTGTACCCGGTGCTAGACCATTGCTCGCATATGCGCAAAGCTGGTGGCGCTGATAGCAGTGGCATCAAGGCGCTGGTGATTTACCCGATGAACGCCCTGGCCAGTGACCAGGCCCGGCGGTTTGCACAACTGGTGGCCAGCACGCCTGCCTTTGCAGGTTTGCGGGTGGGTTTGTATGTGGGTGGTGCAGTGGCCGACCCAGGTCAGGGCATGGTGATGACCCCCACCAATGTGATTACCGACCGGGACACCTTACGCAAGAACCCGCCAGACATTTTGTTGACCAACTACAAGATGCTGGACTACCTGCTACTGCGCCCCAAAGACCGCAAACTGTGGGAGCGCAACACACCGACCACACTACGCTATTTGGTGGTGGACGAGTTACACACTTTTGACGGTGCTCAGGGCACCGACCTGGCATTGTTGCTGCGTAGGTTGCGGGCACGCCTGAAATCCCCGCCGGGGCATCTGATTTGCGCTGGCACCTCGGCTACCTTGGGTGGTGCTTCAGACACGGCTGCGTTGCGAGATTACGCCCGGCAAATCTTTGGGGCACCGTTCGGGCCAGAGTCGGTCATCACGGAAAACCGTCAATCAGTTGGCGTTTTTCTGGAAGACGCTTTTGTTGAATTCATGTTCCAAAGCCCGCCGGATTTAGCAGGCGTTTTGGACTCTGCCCAGTTCAAGACCCCTGGACAGGCGGTGGCCAAATGGTTTGAACTGTTTTTTCCGGACGAACCCAAGCCTGCAGATGTCACAGATGTGGCCTGGCGTATCCAGCTTAGCGACTGTCTTAAGCGTCACATTCTGTTTGTCAATTTGCTCAAGCAGCTTAAGGGCGGCGTTGTCCACTATGACGAATTGACTGATCGATTACACAAGAACCTGCCTGTGGCGGCACATGGGCAGGTTCGCGAGGTGTTGGACGCATTGTTGGTGTTGGTGGCATGGGCCAGACTGCCCGGTGTCACGCCAGACAAGCCCATCCCGCTGGTGAGTTTGAGACTGCAACTTTGGATGCGGGAACTGCGACGCATGGTGGCCAAACTGGCAGTGGAATCTGACGATGTTCGGTTGCGCAGCTCAGCCGATGTGGCAGCCAACCCGGACGGGGTATATCTGCCTTTGATCCAATGCAGCGAATGCCACACCACCGGTTGGTTGTCTCGGCTGGTGCAGGGCAGCAACAAGCTTTCCACCAAGCTCGACGAGATCTACAACACCTGGTTTGCCGGTCGACCGGAGGCCACGCGTTTGTATGCGGCAAGCAGCGTCAAACGGCCACAGGTGGAAGGTGTAGTGCAGCATGCCTGCGTGGCCTGTGGCAATCTGCAACAAGGCCCTGGCACCTGCCAGGCTTGTGGCCAACAAGACTTGCTGGCGGTGTACAAAGTAATTGCCCAGCGCAGTTTTTCTATTGGCCAAGTGCAACACACACGCCATGACAACACTTGCCCCGCTTGCGGCAACCGCGACCGGTTGTTGTTGCTGGGTGCACGCAATGCCACGCTGGGCTCCCAAGTGGTGGAACACAGTTGGGCCAGCCCGTTTAATGATGACAAGAAGCTAATTGCGTTTTCTGACTCGGTGCAGGATGCTGCGCACCGGGCTGGTTTTTTTGGCGCGCGCACCTACCTCAACAATGTGCGCACCGCGCTGGCCAAAGTGATTGATGAGCTGGCACGGCCCAGTTTGAGCTGGTCAGACTTTCTGGCTCAGGCCGATGCGCTGTTTGATACGCCGGGCTCGGTGCTGAACATGTCGCCAGAGCGTTTGTTGTCAGAGTTCATTGGCCCCAACATGACCTGGCAGCGTGACTGGGCTGAAGAACTGCTCAAAAAAGGGGCCTTGCCAGCGTCCAGCCGGTTGCCTGCCAAGGTGCGCAAACGGCTGTTGTGGCAGGCTTACAGTGAATTTACCTATTTGAGCCACCGGGGTCGCAATCTGGAGCGTATTGGTAAAGCCACGGTGTCCGTGCCGCTGGATCGGGTGACTGCTGCGGCTGAACTGCTGTTGCCAACGCTGCAAGAAGAGTTCGATGGCAAGGGCCTAAGTCTGGAGGTGTTGACCCAATGGCTGTGGGGCTTGCTGACCCATATGCGCCGTCGTGGTGCTGTGATGCACCCGGAACTAACCACATATGCCGGTGACGGCAATGTTTATGCCTTGACGAATACCGGTGGCCGCCGAGAATGGTTGCCCAGCATGGGCGAGCGCACCCCCAGGCCGGTGTTACTGACCTTGGGCAAACAACGCGACTTTGACAAGTTGACCAATGCGCACAAAACCAGCTGGTTTGACCGCTGGGCGGCGGCGGCTTTGGGGCGCCAGATGTTGTTATCGCCGGGCATGGCAGTGGATCTATTCAATGCGGCCGCCAAGGTGTTGGAAAGCCAGAGTATTCTGGTACGTACGGTTGACCACCAGGGTGACACCTTGGCGATCAACCCACTGGCATTGCAGATAGATACCCAAACGACTTACCTGGCAACGCCATTAGGCAAACGACGGCTGACAGTACCTGCCAGCGCAGCACCAGCATTACAGGGCATGCCCTGTATCGATGCCACCGATGAGTTTTACGATGACATGTTGCCTACGGGCGGTTGGTTGTCGGATCGGTTCAGCCAGGGTGATTTGCGTCGGGTGATTGCTGCCGAGCACACCGGATTGCTGGAACGCGAGGAGCGCGAGGCTCTGGAAATTCGCTTCAAATCCAAACAGCCACGAGATTGGTACGAAAACCTGCTTTCAGCTACCCCCACCTTGGAAATGGGTGTGGACATCGGTGATTTGTCCTCAGTGTTACTGTGTTCAGTGCCACCGAATCAGGCCAGTTTTTTGCAGCGCATGGGGCGCGCCGGTCGGCGCGATGGCAACGCCATGACCACTACTTTGGCGGATGGCAGTAGCCCGCACGACCTGTATTTCTTTGAAGAAACTCAGGAAATGCTTTCTGGTGAGGTAACTCCCCCCGGTGTCTTCTTAAAAGCTGCGGAGGTGTTGCGTCGACAGCTGTTTGCCTTTTGCATGGACGACTGGGTGAGTGGCATCAGCTCGGCCACAGCTTTCCCAGAAAAGACCTCCACCGCCCTTGATGCGGTGGAACAAGTCAATCAGGCGCGTTTTCCATACAACTTTTGCGACCATGTTCTGGCCCACGAGCCTAGGCTGTTTGGCGCCTTCATCGACTTGTTGGGTTCAGATGTTGATGCCATGGTGCGACAACGCCTGCAAGACTTTCTGCAGGGCCAGGGGGATGTCGACGGTTTGAGATCCCGTTTGCTGAAGTATCTTCAGGAGTTGGTCGAAGAGCGCAAGACCTACAAGAAGCGCAAAGACCAGATTGATGTGCTCAGAAAATCCGCGGAGCAGCGCCCTCAGGATGAGGCCACCCGTGCGGAGATCGATGGTCTGCTGCGTGAGCGCGACAAGATGCTGGAGCTGATTGCAGAGATCAACAAGCGGGACTTGCTGAACACGCTTACAGATGCGGGGCTGATCCCTAACTATGCGTTTCCTGAAGCTGGCATCGAGCTGAAGTCTGTACTGTGGCGCAAGCGGGGTGCGGATGAACAGGGCCAGGGCACATATGTGGCGCTGCCTGCCATCAAATACGAGCGGCCTGCCAATTCGGCCCTGTCCGAGTTTGCTCCGGAGAATCGCTTTTATGCGAACCAGCGTAAGGTGGAGATTGACCAGATTAACATGAATCTGGCAAATACCGAGGAATGGCGGTTTTGCCCATCGTGCCACCACATGCAAAACCTGGAGGTTGAGGCGGACACCCATGTTGTCTGCCCAAGGTGCGGAGATGACATGTGGGCTGATGCCGCCCAAAAGCGCACCTTGCTGAGGTTCCGCCAAGCCATCGCCAACAGTGACGACACCAAGGTGCGCATTGATGACAGCGCAGACGACCGGGAACCAAAGTTTTTTGTGCGCCAGTTGATGGCGGATTTTGATCAGAAAGACATTCGAGAAGCTTGGCAAATCAAAACCGGTGGCTTGCCATTTGGTTTTGAATTTGTGTCACGGGTGACATTCAGGGACGTGAATTTTGGTGAGTTGGTCAAACCGGGTGAGTCGTTCAGGGTGGCTGACAAGGAGTCGTCAAGGCCTGGTTTCAAGCTTTGCAAGCATTGCGGCAAAGTGCAGGCACCACCAAAAAATCGGTTCGAACCCGCTGGTCAACACCACAGTTTTGACTGCGTAAAGCATGGCAATGAAGATCCGGCCAACCTGCTGGAGTGTTTGTACCTGTACCGTGAATTCACGTCTGAAGCACTGCGTATCTTGGTGCCTTATACCAAGTCGGGCGTCGATGATGAGGTCGTTCAGTCTTTCATGGCGGCCCTTCAACTCGGCTTGAAGAGGCGATTTGGCGGTCGGGTAGACCATTTGCGACTGGTGACGCAGGATGAACCAGGCAAGGATGGCGGACCGAGGCGGCACTTTGTGATGCTGTATGACTCGGTGCCAGGGGGCACGGGCTACCTTCACCAGTTGTTGGCCCAGGATGCTGGTACGCTAGCTGATGTGCTGCGCATGGCGCTGGAGAGCATCAACAAATGCTCTTGCAATGACGACCCTGAGAAGGATGGTTGTTACCGCTGCGTGTACCAGTACCGCTTGGGGCGCAACATGCTTCTGGTGTCGCGTGACCGTGGCAAGGAGGTGCTGACCGAGCTGGTGGCCTCTTTGGACCAGTTGGAAAAAGTGGCCACGATTTCGGACATCTTCATCAATCCCAATTTTGATTCGGTATTGGAAAGCCGGTTTATCGAAAGCCTGCGCCGAATGGGCGGCGCATCAGGCTTGCCGCCGGTGAAGTTGGTGCAAGACATCGTCAATGGCAAATCTGGTTTCGTTCTTGAACTTTCCGGGCAAAGGTATCGCATTGAGCCGCAATGCAATTTTGGCCCCTCTGAAGGCGTTGCAGTGGCCAGTAAGCCGGACTTTGTGATCTGGCCCTGGCAGTCAGGATCGGCCCGCAAACCTATCGCAGTGTTCTGTGACGGCTGGACCTATCACCAAAATTCGTTGCGTGAAGATGCATTGAAGCGAAGCGCCTTGGTAGCCAGCGGTAAATTTTGGGTCTGGTCTGTCACCCATGAGGACGTGAAGGCGGCCTTGTCTGGCGCCATAGCGACTGATCTGGATTCGCCCTTGGTCATGGCCAACCGTCATGATGGGTCCAAGGCGCCGGTGAGTTTGCCAAGAGCCGTGCAGGGCGCGTTCAGCCATCAGGCGGTGTTTCAGTTGTTGAATTGGCTGGCCAGCCCCATCGTGCCAGGCAGTGACGTGGATGCGGCGGTCACGCAAATGCAGCGAAATGCGCTGTGGCTGGGTTTTCTGATGGTGCCGTCCAAACCGGCAGAGTTGCCGCAAGTTCAGAACGACCTGGCTGCCTGGATGCAGCAATTGCCAGAATGGCTGCAGCACCCTGGCAAAGGGTATGCCCCCAGTTTGTCTCGCAAGGATTTTTATCCAGTGATCGCAGCTTCATGGCCACTGGCTTGTGCTCAGGGCAAGACCGAGGGGCTGACCAGTCCGGGTGTGCTGGTGCTCGATGACCTGCTAGACCAAACAGAGCAACTGCCGCACCTTTATTGGCGACGATGGCTTGCGTTGTTCAATACGCTGCAAACTTTGCCTGGGCTTGTGATGACGACCACAAGCGGCATTCAAGCTGGCGATATTGAACGGCTCATAGTGTCCCCTGCTAAGCCCACGGCACCTGCTGGATCGGCTGACCAGGCGGCTTTGTCCCAAGAATGGGCAGAGCTTTTGGACTTGACCCTGGAGACGCTGAAGGCCGGTTTGCACGAATTGGCCATGATGGGCGCTCAACCTCCGATGATTGGGCATGAGCTGGCTGATGAACACGGCGCGGTGATAGCCGAGGCTGAAATGGCGTGGCCAACCAAGCATGTCGTGCTGCTTACTTTTGAACAGGCTGACATGACAGACGTCTGGGTCATGGCGGGTTGGCAAGCGCTGGTGTTGGATGAGCCAAACCCAACCGTCGAGGGCATCGCGTGGTCAGAGGCGGTGGCTACCAAATTGGGGATGATGGGTTTACATAAAACAGATGAGGGAGTGTCAGCATGA
- a CDS encoding HNH endonuclease, translating to MSSLYLARLKPDERQALISKLHATQKGSCFICEQAIDLVIHKDTLDVDHVVPLNDRGKDDPVNFALTHASCNRSKQASNLEVARVLHRFKLLKEELEAENRSPNLGDLLKKAGGGNHALGFKLSANEITYSLSELGDNALRSVPVYKDELSGFSFFFANFPIQYLAHDDHINPRSIGPNISKLVEEFYKKRPQLHVPLAWMKSEGGKCAIQVFDGQHKAAAQIMLGVKALPVRVFIDPDPDTLITTNTNAGTTLKQVAFDKSVQRHLGSSLYQDRIQRFLKETGRPQDDLSFSERDLVTHFKGQSKEIKRYILDAVRNGVTSDPGNKLRDYIDFGGRGKESPLSYSTIEKTFYSFFVFQEVLETPINYRAEEGENPRIVECNQILRLMNLIAEVLYVDKFDSDVGTDKIESKLQKGEIPKLDHLRAFRMSKEEIIYNWLQLVGQVARTYFITLGKPDPKDRLFQMPFPDQVWDNIRKFLGNLVVMPLWVNIDLSETIFGGKQNNGFWKTVFETGRTPQGMEVLVKPINLIEMIK from the coding sequence ATGTCATCCCTCTATCTCGCCCGCCTCAAGCCCGATGAACGTCAGGCGCTGATTTCAAAACTGCACGCGACCCAGAAGGGCAGCTGCTTCATTTGCGAACAGGCGATTGACCTGGTGATACATAAGGACACCCTCGACGTGGATCACGTGGTGCCGCTCAATGATCGCGGCAAGGATGACCCGGTGAATTTTGCTTTGACCCATGCCAGCTGCAATCGGTCCAAGCAAGCCTCCAATCTTGAGGTGGCGCGGGTTCTACATCGCTTCAAACTGCTCAAGGAAGAACTTGAGGCTGAAAATCGCAGTCCGAATCTGGGTGACTTGCTGAAAAAGGCGGGAGGCGGCAACCACGCGTTGGGGTTCAAGCTATCAGCAAATGAAATAACCTACAGCTTGTCAGAGCTTGGCGACAATGCACTTCGCTCCGTTCCCGTTTACAAAGACGAGTTAAGCGGCTTTAGCTTCTTTTTCGCCAATTTTCCAATTCAATATCTCGCGCACGACGACCATATCAATCCCCGCTCTATCGGGCCAAACATCTCCAAGTTGGTCGAGGAGTTCTACAAGAAGCGGCCGCAACTGCATGTGCCGCTTGCTTGGATGAAGAGCGAAGGCGGCAAGTGCGCCATTCAAGTGTTTGACGGACAACACAAAGCAGCTGCTCAAATCATGCTGGGGGTCAAGGCACTACCGGTCCGCGTCTTCATTGACCCCGATCCCGATACGTTGATCACTACCAACACCAATGCGGGTACTACGCTCAAGCAGGTGGCCTTTGACAAGTCCGTTCAACGTCACTTGGGTAGCTCTCTCTATCAGGACCGGATTCAGCGCTTTCTTAAAGAAACGGGACGCCCACAGGATGATCTGAGTTTTTCAGAACGCGATTTAGTCACACACTTCAAGGGGCAATCCAAGGAGATCAAGCGCTACATACTTGATGCGGTTCGCAATGGTGTGACATCAGACCCCGGCAACAAGCTCCGCGACTATATCGATTTTGGGGGGCGTGGAAAAGAGTCGCCCTTGTCCTACAGCACGATAGAAAAAACTTTCTATTCATTCTTCGTCTTCCAGGAAGTTCTGGAAACTCCAATTAACTACCGGGCTGAAGAGGGCGAGAACCCACGCATCGTTGAATGCAATCAAATATTACGTTTGATGAACCTGATTGCTGAGGTTCTGTATGTCGATAAGTTTGACTCTGACGTGGGTACCGACAAGATCGAAAGCAAGTTGCAAAAAGGTGAAATACCAAAATTGGACCACTTGCGGGCATTTCGCATGAGTAAGGAAGAGATCATTTATAACTGGCTGCAACTGGTTGGCCAGGTTGCGCGCACCTATTTCATTACTCTGGGTAAACCCGATCCCAAGGATCGCCTGTTCCAGATGCCATTCCCTGATCAGGTGTGGGACAACATCCGAAAGTTCCTCGGCAACCTTGTAGTGATGCCGCTCTGGGTGAATATCGATCTGTCCGAAACGATCTTTGGCGGCAAGCAGAACAACGGTTTCTGGAAAACGGTGTTTGAAACGGGACGCACGCCGCAGGGCATGGAGGTATTGGTGAAGCCGATAAACCTCATTGAGATGATCAAGTGA